In Paenibacillus sp. BIC5C1, a genomic segment contains:
- a CDS encoding phytoene desaturase family protein has translation MKRAAIVGAGIGGLTSALLLNRQGWDVTVYERGSRVGGRIGYEQEGDYRIDQGPTIVLLPEMLLGILEEAGVDRSKIELLRCDPLYRVHYSSGRVMTKMTAREQQAEEIERLFPGESQGFSKFMKDMDTLFPAGRAAFLERAFPRKRDFFTPSLMSLMGRLRAHKSVRKAVGDYFQHEELLDAYSLQSLYIGGSPFGTPGIYSLLPYAEHEYGIWMVKGGYAALPAILEQELISRGGRIVLNTEVTGLNIKNGVCEGIETPAGAENVDAVIYNGDFPHLSGLLGQTPNASRKRKAYRPSSGCVLIYAGVDKTWDDATTHQFFLPPSLDGSLREVFDQRRIPAKSSFYVFNPAALDETAAPPGQSVLYFLIPVPDADGVDWPRESEALAERVLEEAEQRAFPGLREAIKWQKLRTPADAECDGLYGGGSFGIAPVLFQSGVYRPQPKPFPAIRGLYAAGASVHPGGGVPIVMQSARMAVNLLTKEMET, from the coding sequence ATGAAACGGGCAGCCATCGTAGGTGCAGGTATTGGCGGACTGACTTCAGCGTTGCTGCTGAATCGACAGGGTTGGGATGTAACCGTATATGAACGGGGTTCCAGAGTTGGTGGTCGTATCGGCTACGAACAGGAAGGGGACTATCGGATCGATCAAGGCCCGACCATCGTACTTCTGCCTGAGATGCTGCTTGGCATTTTGGAGGAAGCGGGGGTGGATCGTTCGAAGATTGAGCTGCTGCGTTGTGATCCATTGTACAGGGTGCATTATAGCAGTGGTCGTGTGATGACCAAGATGACGGCACGTGAACAGCAGGCCGAAGAGATTGAACGTCTCTTCCCTGGAGAAAGTCAGGGATTTTCGAAATTTATGAAAGATATGGACACGCTCTTTCCGGCGGGACGGGCTGCTTTTCTGGAACGGGCTTTTCCGCGAAAAAGGGACTTCTTCACTCCGTCTCTGATGTCCTTGATGGGCCGATTACGCGCGCACAAAAGTGTACGGAAGGCTGTAGGCGATTATTTTCAGCATGAGGAACTATTGGATGCATATTCGCTGCAAAGTCTCTATATTGGAGGATCTCCTTTCGGTACGCCGGGTATTTATTCCCTGCTTCCTTATGCAGAACATGAATACGGTATCTGGATGGTGAAAGGTGGCTATGCGGCATTACCTGCCATATTGGAACAGGAACTGATATCACGTGGTGGTCGCATCGTTTTAAACACCGAAGTGACGGGACTGAATATTAAAAATGGTGTATGCGAAGGTATAGAAACCCCCGCAGGCGCAGAAAATGTGGATGCAGTTATCTACAATGGAGATTTCCCCCATCTGTCGGGTCTGCTTGGTCAGACGCCTAATGCTTCACGAAAGCGAAAGGCATATCGCCCCTCATCGGGATGTGTGTTGATTTATGCGGGTGTAGACAAAACGTGGGATGATGCAACAACGCATCAGTTTTTCCTGCCTCCAAGTCTGGACGGTAGTTTGCGGGAAGTGTTCGATCAGCGCCGCATTCCGGCGAAGTCCTCTTTTTATGTATTCAATCCGGCCGCATTGGATGAGACGGCAGCTCCGCCAGGCCAGAGTGTGTTGTACTTCCTCATTCCTGTGCCGGATGCCGATGGTGTCGACTGGCCTCGGGAGAGCGAGGCGCTGGCAGAGCGTGTACTGGAAGAAGCGGAACAACGCGCATTTCCGGGACTCCGTGAAGCGATCAAGTGGCAAAAATTACGTACTCCCGCCGACGCTGAGTGTGACGGTCTGTATGGCGGCGGCAGCTTTGGCATCGCACCTGTGCTGTTTCAATCAGGTGTATATCGTCCGCAACCGAAGCCGTTTCCGGCAATCCGGGGACTGTATGCGGCTGGAGCTTCTGTACATCCGGGAGGCGGGGTTCCGATTGTGATGCAGAGTGCGCGGATGGCAGTGAATTTACTGACGAAGGAGATGGAAACATGA
- a CDS encoding phytoene desaturase family protein has translation MIPNQQRKRAAVIGAGPGGLAAAMLLSGQGYEVDVYEKQPVIGGRSSRLELGEYRFDRGATFLMMPQLIEEMFDVVGRQLSDYVEMKELTPLYALNFGDKVFTPSRNREDTAAQIKELFPGNEDNYLRFMQEEEVKFGKVMPLLRRPFGKLADYLRRDAMTALPKLDINNTVYGILSRYFTDERLRWAFTFQSKYLGMSAWDCPGTFTILSFIEHNYGLFHPTGGVNRVFQAMADVVEEYGGRIHTSCPVKQVIVRNGRAEGVLLENGERIEADHVVVNADFAHAVNHLFEPGVLKKYTPEKMKRKKFSCSTAMLYLGVDGEVDLPHHSIYFPEDYRLNVDEITKHKVLSADPSLYIHNPSRLDSTLAPEGKSALYVLMPTPNLTGDIDWEVERENVREAMMKRLESIPELSDIRSRIEESMMFTPLDWQNELDVYRGATFNMAHNLGQMMYLRPHNQFEELKRVWLVGGGTHPGSGLPTIFESARISVKLIQEEDARKRSKPSSYVKTAEAGGHS, from the coding sequence ATGATACCGAATCAGCAGCGTAAACGTGCAGCAGTCATTGGTGCAGGTCCGGGTGGACTTGCAGCAGCGATGTTATTGTCCGGCCAGGGGTACGAAGTAGATGTATATGAGAAACAGCCAGTCATCGGGGGACGTTCTTCCAGACTGGAGCTGGGCGAATATCGGTTCGACCGGGGTGCAACGTTTTTGATGATGCCGCAGTTGATTGAAGAGATGTTTGATGTTGTGGGACGCCAATTATCCGACTATGTGGAGATGAAAGAGCTGACTCCGCTGTATGCCCTAAATTTTGGCGACAAGGTGTTTACACCTTCCCGTAACCGTGAAGATACAGCCGCACAGATCAAGGAGCTTTTCCCCGGCAACGAGGACAATTACCTTCGATTCATGCAGGAAGAGGAAGTGAAGTTTGGCAAAGTTATGCCTTTGCTGCGCAGGCCTTTCGGCAAGCTGGCAGATTATTTGCGAAGAGATGCCATGACAGCTCTGCCAAAACTCGATATTAACAATACGGTCTATGGCATTCTGTCCCGCTATTTCACGGATGAGCGCTTGCGCTGGGCATTCACGTTTCAATCCAAATACCTTGGCATGTCTGCATGGGATTGCCCGGGTACGTTTACGATTCTGTCGTTCATTGAGCACAACTATGGTTTGTTTCATCCTACTGGCGGTGTCAATCGCGTATTTCAAGCCATGGCTGATGTCGTTGAAGAATATGGAGGACGAATACATACATCCTGTCCGGTCAAACAGGTCATTGTTCGCAATGGTCGTGCAGAAGGCGTATTGCTAGAAAATGGCGAACGCATTGAAGCAGATCATGTCGTTGTTAATGCGGACTTTGCGCATGCCGTGAACCATCTGTTTGAACCAGGCGTACTTAAGAAATATACACCGGAGAAAATGAAGCGTAAAAAATTCTCTTGCTCCACAGCCATGCTGTATCTGGGTGTGGACGGTGAAGTGGATTTACCGCATCATTCCATCTATTTTCCCGAGGACTATCGACTGAACGTCGACGAAATTACGAAGCATAAAGTGCTGTCTGCGGATCCGTCCCTCTATATTCATAACCCTTCCAGACTCGATTCGACGCTCGCACCGGAAGGGAAATCTGCATTATATGTTCTCATGCCTACGCCGAACCTTACCGGAGACATCGATTGGGAGGTCGAACGGGAGAATGTGCGGGAGGCCATGATGAAGCGGTTGGAATCGATTCCTGAGTTGTCAGACATCCGCAGTCGTATTGAAGAATCCATGATGTTTACACCGCTGGATTGGCAAAATGAACTCGACGTGTACCGCGGAGCAACATTTAATATGGCTCATAATCTTGGGCAGATGATGTATCTGCGGCCGCATAACCAGTTTGAAGAGTTGAAAAGGGTGTGGCTGGTGGGTGGCGGAACGCATCCGGGCAGTGGATTGCCAACCATCTTTGAATCAGCTCGAATCAGCGTGAAACTGATCCAGGAAGAGGATGCTCGCAAGCGCTCGAAACCATCCTCGTATGTGAAAACGGCGGAAGCAGGAGGCCATTCATGA
- a CDS encoding MerR family transcriptional regulator, translated as MYSIKQVAAMLGIPTVTLRAWENRYSAVTPERTESGYRLYTEENVADLRWLKEQVEQHQTNISEAVRMLKVNKTRSQEAAAVPTSFTPPVPTMEEAYVRIADQIYDSLYNFQGERANGLIDFGFTMYGYDSMFYHVLVPILVRVGDAWEQGRASVAQEHFMTQLISQRFYQFFHLFPIYPHLPKVLALCPEGEHHQVGLLLFSLFMRKNGAEVLYLGADTPEEGIYPIIREQKIRLVCLSVTSSELLERCDQLIGRILDEFPDMRFVLGGKGYERAENARYPQWIMPGNSADWQSWMEREYFVEPSPGRR; from the coding sequence GTGTATTCCATCAAACAAGTCGCTGCCATGCTGGGTATTCCGACGGTAACGCTCCGGGCTTGGGAGAATCGGTACAGTGCGGTCACCCCTGAGCGGACGGAATCGGGTTATCGCTTGTACACGGAAGAGAATGTTGCAGATCTGCGCTGGTTAAAAGAGCAGGTGGAGCAGCACCAGACCAATATTTCGGAAGCAGTACGCATGCTGAAGGTGAACAAAACCAGATCACAGGAAGCTGCTGCAGTGCCTACGTCATTTACCCCACCAGTACCCACGATGGAAGAAGCATATGTACGTATAGCCGATCAGATCTACGACTCGTTATACAACTTTCAGGGCGAACGGGCCAATGGTTTGATTGATTTTGGCTTCACCATGTACGGATATGATTCCATGTTTTATCATGTGCTGGTGCCTATTCTCGTTCGTGTTGGGGATGCGTGGGAGCAGGGTAGGGCCTCGGTCGCTCAAGAGCATTTTATGACTCAATTGATCTCACAGCGCTTTTATCAGTTTTTCCATCTGTTCCCGATCTATCCGCATCTGCCCAAAGTTCTAGCCTTGTGCCCGGAAGGGGAGCATCATCAGGTAGGTTTATTGTTGTTCTCCCTGTTTATGCGTAAAAATGGTGCTGAAGTGCTCTATCTCGGAGCCGACACACCCGAAGAAGGAATTTATCCAATTATCCGGGAGCAGAAAATTCGGTTAGTTTGTCTTTCGGTTACCAGTTCAGAACTGCTTGAACGGTGTGATCAACTCATAGGACGAATTTTGGACGAGTTCCCTGATATGCGCTTTGTACTTGGAGGGAAGGGCTATGAGCGTGCAGAGAACGCACGTTACCCGCAGTGGATTATGCCCGGAAATTCAGCGGATTGGCAATCGTGGATGGAACGTGAGTATTTTGTTGAACCATCGCCTGGGCGAAGATAA
- a CDS encoding phospholipase D family protein, translated as MFSYRRQTSDRKSSRGKFPYIRTCLVLLVLWLIAVMLYQTYKPLPGGVSYESPEYRVDQVQFLHDLTYPSADGQMEHEQQIFQRMQQIVEDAEQFVVVDMFLFNNYQHKGQQFPPISTEFTETLVAKKLQKPDMDIWFITDEVNTNYNSAPNPLLEQMRQAGIHVVITDVDPLRDSTPVYSAVWRTFFQWFGQSGKGWIPNLMATDGPDVTVRSYLKLLNVKANHRKVVVSEKTAIVSSGNIHDASAYHSNIAFEITGPIIGDILESEQAVLNFSGGGKLPSYTAPSTDPNKGDLRIRYLTEGKVNEAVLHEINQSSKGDTLWMGMFYIASPKVLDALLEASKRGTEIRLVLDPNENAFGQEKTGIPNRPVAAELHDKSDGKIQIRWYNTTKEQYHTKMMYIAKATGDHIVLGGSTNFTPRNMNDYNLENDLWVAAPPDNSFTHDVANYFDRIWNNEDAEFTLNLDEFQEKTTFLKEIVYKLQLILGLTTF; from the coding sequence TTGTTTTCTTATCGCCGCCAGACATCAGACCGCAAGTCTTCACGCGGCAAATTTCCATACATACGAACATGTCTCGTATTACTGGTCCTATGGCTCATCGCCGTCATGCTCTACCAGACCTATAAACCTTTACCAGGCGGCGTTTCCTATGAAAGTCCTGAATACCGTGTGGATCAGGTGCAATTTCTGCATGATCTGACTTATCCCTCTGCTGACGGACAGATGGAGCATGAACAGCAGATCTTCCAGCGCATGCAACAGATCGTTGAAGACGCGGAACAGTTCGTCGTCGTTGATATGTTCTTATTCAATAACTACCAGCACAAAGGTCAGCAATTCCCACCCATAAGCACAGAGTTCACAGAAACACTGGTTGCCAAAAAGCTTCAGAAACCGGATATGGATATCTGGTTCATTACCGATGAAGTGAACACCAACTACAACTCTGCACCCAACCCGTTACTGGAACAGATGAGACAGGCCGGGATTCACGTGGTCATTACAGATGTGGACCCTTTACGCGATTCCACTCCCGTGTACTCCGCGGTCTGGCGAACCTTCTTTCAATGGTTTGGTCAATCCGGGAAGGGATGGATTCCGAACCTGATGGCAACCGACGGACCGGATGTCACAGTACGTTCCTACCTTAAGTTGCTCAATGTAAAAGCAAATCATCGTAAAGTGGTGGTCAGTGAGAAGACGGCTATTGTGTCCTCAGGCAACATTCATGATGCCAGTGCCTACCATTCAAACATCGCTTTTGAAATAACCGGACCGATCATCGGAGATATCCTTGAGTCGGAACAGGCTGTGCTGAATTTCTCAGGCGGGGGAAAACTTCCTTCCTATACAGCTCCCTCCACAGATCCGAATAAGGGCGATTTGCGAATTCGTTATCTAACCGAGGGCAAAGTGAATGAGGCAGTGCTCCATGAGATCAATCAATCGTCAAAAGGTGACACCTTGTGGATGGGCATGTTCTACATCGCTTCCCCCAAAGTATTGGACGCCCTGCTCGAAGCCTCGAAACGGGGAACCGAGATTAGGCTTGTACTCGACCCGAACGAAAATGCTTTTGGTCAGGAGAAAACTGGCATTCCCAATCGTCCTGTAGCTGCCGAGTTACATGATAAATCGGATGGCAAAATCCAAATTCGCTGGTATAACACAACCAAGGAACAATATCATACCAAGATGATGTACATCGCCAAAGCCACCGGGGATCATATCGTTCTTGGAGGATCGACCAACTTCACCCCCAGAAACATGAATGATTATAATCTGGAAAATGACCTCTGGGTTGCTGCCCCACCAGACAACTCATTCACTCATGATGTCGCGAATTATTTTGACCGGATATGGAATAATGAAGATGCCGAGTTCACACTGAACCTGGATGAATTCCAAGAAAAGACTACATTTTTGAAAGAAATCGTATATAAGCTGCAGCTGATTTTGGGATTAACGACCTTCTAA
- a CDS encoding TetR/AcrR family transcriptional regulator, translating into MTAHSIRDAALFHFARDGYEGASLRAIADEVGIKKPSIYAHFSGKDDLFLQTLAHAFKDVQRRTLEYFRDHADLPLEQRLKGLLIWFEQEYNCNASARFMLRMCYFPPLSLYSEVMDLVYPFLDGMERSLTRLLQRATRKGELQAVPAEQAAITYMTFLDGITVEIIYGSSRRYRRRIEASWPVYWHGIHHLKQEAQPVVLKGDSSS; encoded by the coding sequence ATGACAGCACATTCGATTCGAGATGCAGCCTTGTTCCATTTTGCAAGAGATGGATATGAAGGAGCTTCCTTAAGAGCTATCGCTGACGAAGTCGGGATTAAAAAACCGTCCATATATGCACATTTTAGCGGCAAGGATGACCTGTTTTTGCAAACCCTTGCGCATGCGTTTAAGGATGTTCAGCGTCGAACGCTGGAATATTTTCGCGATCACGCCGATCTGCCACTGGAACAAAGGTTGAAGGGTTTGCTGATATGGTTTGAGCAGGAGTATAACTGTAATGCCTCTGCCCGCTTTATGTTGCGTATGTGTTACTTCCCGCCACTTTCGCTATATAGCGAAGTGATGGATCTAGTTTATCCGTTTCTGGACGGTATGGAACGGTCACTGACACGACTGCTGCAAAGGGCGACGCGCAAGGGGGAACTACAGGCTGTTCCAGCAGAACAAGCTGCGATTACTTATATGACTTTTCTCGATGGCATCACGGTTGAGATTATTTATGGAAGTTCACGTCGATACCGAAGACGGATTGAAGCTTCCTGGCCAGTCTACTGGCATGGCATTCATCATCTGAAACAAGAGGCACAGCCCGTTGTGCTGAAAGGAGATTCATCATCATGA
- a CDS encoding DMT family transporter → MNRNWLYVFIGGLIEIVWVSGLKHASNVWEWALTALAIILSFGLIIAASKRLPVGTVYAVFTGIGTAGTVLTEMLLFGEAFSLAKVLLIGLLLCGVVGLKLVTDQQSAKGGEA, encoded by the coding sequence ATGAACCGCAACTGGTTATATGTATTTATCGGGGGACTCATTGAGATTGTATGGGTTAGTGGGCTGAAACACGCCTCCAATGTGTGGGAGTGGGCTTTGACGGCCCTAGCCATCATCCTCAGCTTTGGATTAATTATCGCCGCTTCCAAAAGATTGCCTGTGGGTACGGTATATGCCGTATTTACGGGGATTGGTACAGCAGGTACGGTACTGACCGAAATGCTGCTATTTGGTGAAGCATTCTCACTCGCCAAAGTTTTGCTAATCGGTCTTTTGCTATGTGGTGTGGTCGGACTGAAACTGGTCACGGATCAACAATCGGCAAAAGGAGGTGAAGCATAA